From the genome of Ziziphus jujuba cultivar Dongzao chromosome 4, ASM3175591v1:
TATCTCCTTCCACTTACGTTCTTCCTTCTCCAGGAGagcctttcttctttctttacctCTCCCTTCCTCTTCACGTCGCTGCATTAGAAGTTCCTCTTCCATCTCCTTTTCTCTTATGTAACTGCAAAGGAACAAAATAGAGCATTTAGGAACATAAGGAAAGCCTTGGACAGCCTCATATAATTGTAAGAACCAAAACACATGTGCAGCTTCTTACCTCTCTTGAATAATCTCAAACTGCCTTCGGTCCTCTGGCAtccatttctttattttctttgcacTTAGGTCTGAAAACCCTATGCTATCAAGAAAAAGTCTCAACCGAACCTCATCCTGTCATCACACAATTACAATAccatatttaacaataaaaacaaaagtattCTGGATGACAAGCAACAAGAATCATTGGTTACCTGCACTCTCTCCGCCTTAGCAGTTAAACCAAGCAAAAGAAGTAGATAACCTCCAAACTTATCCCACATATAAACCCATTCAGTATCAATTGCCTCTTCCAAAGTCAAAATCCGTGCATGAGCACACATTTTTCTTCTGTGATCAACATCGTTTGTTGGCTCACGGTGGAAAGTCCTACCATACCTCATTTTGCAGAAGCAGGAACCTGCAACTAATTCCTCATTTCTTAAACGATCTCTCAGTTTCATGACATCTGCTCTTGGAAGAACAAAATTCCCTGCCCTATCACGCATAATTGTAGGGTCTCCAACTAAAAGAGCAGCTGAACTGGCAGACCTCTGTGGTGCTGAATAAGTACCAGATAAAGCATTTCTGGTCTGCAAGGCAAATAAAGTACATCCATATTAAATACAATGCAATACTACTTAATCATACAAGTGAACCCTCTTCCTTCCACAAGCACATTCAAATGATTACTTAGAGGAGATAcgaacaaagaaaataaaatgaaaataaaaacctaaaagagATTAACTTCACTGAACAATAAAATGAAGCTGTCCTTCAAAATACAATATAACCTCATTTTGCGAATATGCAAGATTTATAAACAATTATAATTCAACAAAGATGCTAATATTGCAACAAGATTATAAACAATTATTCTCAAGAGCAAGATCTTCTACCATCACCAATACAtggtacaaaaataaaaattttcagaatAAGACTATACATCCAAATTTGGCTCCATATACAAAGTGAAAACAATCGCCGCATATCACCAACATCTCAGAACATCAATTACTGtaaccaataaatatttaaaaacaatatgatGCATACCTTGGTGGCAGATCTAGCAATAGCTTGAACAATGGTTTCCTTGCTTAGAAAGTGCACTGCATCTTCCATCGTCTAGAAATAAATGAGAATAATATCCAGTAAGATAAAAGCACATTCAAATGAAATACAAATGCAGATTGAATAGCATAACTGAAACAACTAAACCGTCCAAACTTTAAAGAATATTGCTCATCCATTAATACTGCCAGAATTCACACTCAATACACTCCCCAGTACACAGATTAAATAGCATAATTGAATCAATCTTCCGTCCAAACTCCAGATCTTGCTTATCCTTTAATATTGTATGCAGAATTTACACTCAATATACTCCCAAGTATAGCAAGTAGTATGACTGCAAAATTATCACTAATATGCAATAACCTTTAGAGTCAAGCAAGGACGAGAAACAGCAAAACCAAAGGCCACAACAAGGGTAATTGCTGAAACAGCAGCACCAGCAAATGGAGGATAAATTTTCAAACTTGCAACAACACCCCATCCTTCAGTTGCTAAAGCAATTCCATAAAGCATCAGAAATGCAGGACTGTTGAGGAATAAGAATGAGAAATATCAGatcaataaaaaatgaaaatgaaaaatatagtcAAATATCTTGCATAATTCATGTTGATACATAAATATTTGACACTAGAACAGAATAAGCTCTTTCTCAACAAACCTGACATTCTTTCCACAATCAGCATGGGCATCATAGACATATACAGGGAGAACTCTTGGAGAATAGACAACAATAGGAGGTGACAGAAGAACCTGCACAAAAGTAGCATATTCTTTAATGCAAGATCAAGAAGATGcaaaacaaatagaaattagaaaataagaaaacaaaactcatatcaaaatttaaaactttgttCATAATATTCTGCGTCAACTCACAGTCAATGCCCTCCCAGCAAGAAGAAACAATACCGAAAAATAACCAACAGATGCTCCAACAAACGGTTTGTCTGAACAACCATGTTGAAAATGGTAAAGTTAGTACCAAAAGACGAGGTGTTGCCATATAATTCATGcatacttaaaagaaaaaagagggggggggggagatcacaagaaagtaaaatatttttggtaacACATCCCATCTTCACCTTCAAACCATCCAACAAGAAATGCTGCCAAAGCCAGAAGGAAAGcgaggaaacaaacaaaaaacatcTGGGTCCTTGTCAAATAGAAATTGTTTGAAGCCCAGTGGTGGATAGCACCAATAGCTAGTACAATCAAGAGAAGAACTAAAAGGAATGACACACCAATCTGTTGTTATGTCCAAAGAAGCTCGTCAGGTAACATACAGGTGGAAGCTAACAAAATCGAGGATATCATTAATACTTTCTTACCGTCCAAGGTTTAATTACAACTATGACAGCTGCTATCGCAccaagcagaagaagaagaccaaTAGTAACAAAGATATATACACCATGAGAAAGTATCCAATCATCATCTTTCCTGAAAATATTATCCATACCATCTTATTATTTTGACAAGCAAcaatcatttcacaaagtccATATCTAAAAACCCCAAGTCATGGGCTTGAGCTTCAATGTTTAGCTACTTGAGAATGAACAGAGTTAACTCACCATTTATGCAACCCAGAGCAAAGAGATAGCAGTGCTGGAATACACATCAAAGGAAGTAAAGCAGCAAGGAAGTCACCCTCCGTTGGAACTTGGTCATCTCTAGACTTTACAACCTCCAAGTAGGATGCACCACAAAATGACAAAAGGACAACTACAATAACACGTTACATCAATACTAtaaatcagaaaataaataaataaataaaagaatagacTTCAAGTActaataatattcagtacaaaGGAAACAAGTCCAGAGAAAGAATATTAGACAAATTACCTGTGAATATCCCAACACACACAGCAGAAGACAGGGAGAATCTATAAGTTGCAAACCATGAAACAATTGGGAGAACACCAGTAACAACCAGAGCAACTGCAGAGGCCATAGCCCAGCCAAGGTACACAGATGATGCATATGGAGAGTTAAAGCCATTCTGCTCTCCAGTCAATCCCTTGTATCTTAAATCATCCAAAGGCTTGAAAGACACTATTGTACCAAGCGCTAATACTGATGCCGTGAATACTGCTACACAAATGATAAGGACAACGCCCTGACAAAGAACAAGTTGTAAATGGAGTTGCATAAGAGTTAGATAAAGATTATAAATTTGTCcagaggaaaaagaaagtagaaaaaTAGGTATAAATTAGAGTAAAAGAATATCAGGACTAATGTGTCATAAACTTGGCAGCCCTATAGATAGCTTCTATAAGTCATAGACTAAAAGACTGCACTCTCCTGCTCTACCATTGCCTATTTTCAACTTGAATTTGTTGCTCTCTATCGAgcttatattcaaattaaattccatatttcaGCTTTCCTTAACAGAGGACATATGCTCCAATATGATGAGATACCAATAACAATGCATGCCAAGATCTAAATTACCAATATACCCTTAACACAAAAATTAGAATTACAGTCAAACCAAAGAACCTCACTAAATGAAAACTAGTATCTACTAAGTGTAACAAGCAATCCTATGTTTAAAGTTGTGCTTCTCATGGTCGTCTGAGATGCTTAATCCAGTTAAACATGGAGATTGGATATGGAGTAGAAACCTCTTTTCTTCCAGGGGTTTGATGGTTCCCATCCGGACCTCCGCATTGTAATAGGGGAAACCTAAACTGGTAGCCATTATGGATCCATATAGGAATAGCAACAGAAAGGCATGCCACCATAAGAGGGACAGTCAAGGATAACCCAAGAAGAACTGATGATTTGCTGCAAAACAAGAGAAGGCATTTATGCATATTAGAATAGATGAGCTTAAAGGCACAAAATTAACTATAACAAACCAAAGAAGAAACGTTagatgagaaaatacaaaatctGCCCAATTCAAAGGAGGAAAGGAACtgcttaacttttaaaaaaacaaatagatcACTTAACAGAAAATTTCCAAGTTGACAAAAACAGTAATCAATTTCAGTTGAGATTTAATTACTAGTGTTAATGTTAAAACTTGAAAGAAACTTAAATTAGTCAAAATCCGGAATGAATTACTCTACTTTGCTGGTTTTTTTTCCGTTCCATTTCTGTTTCTGGATCAAATAATCACTCTCTCCATAACTATGCTATTATATATGGTAAACAAAATACAATCAGCTCAATAAGATCACTTTTGAACGAATGGTTATAATTTACATATAAGTAGTAAGGACATACCTCAAGAATGAAAGCAACAGCCCAACACAAGTGCTAAGCAGCCAAGCAACAAAACCATACTGAAGAAGCATGAatttaaaacacaaaaaagaaaagaaaaaaaaaaaaagtgtcaaaggttactattaaaaatattgtaaaatttacaTAAGAAATACACTAACGAGTTCAACAATCACAGGCATGAGAAAAAAAGTGCATACACATACAGCAGTTCATAGCCAAAACaagaaaagagggaaaaaaaaaaatggttaagtTCATGAATGAAGGAACTAATTATAATTAGGCATGATAACAACATAAGCATTTCAAAATATGATCAACTGACAAAAACTACACCTCCACTTACATTTATTCTTCAATCAACAGCCAAGAGTTACATAAATATATGTCTTAAGGAGGCATAGGCCACTAGCAACTGAAAACATTTATTAAAGAATTTACACATCCATCACATCTCTAGATGATCAATATATAGCTGCTCCCATATATCAGAATAGGAAGTTTGTAAAAAAGGGCTTGTTATACAAGTATTACAAGGTTCTAACACTGGCAAACTCAACCTGCtcatatttaccaaaaacaccCAACCTGCTTCTTTGCATGCAAATGTATCCCATGTGTCCTCCAAGAAAGTTATTTTACCACAGATACACGTACAAACCCATCTTTACCATGGCACCAGAAACAACAACATTGccactaataaaataaacacaatTGTATCTCAAACAACCAGACATGGTATCCTTCCAGAAACTCAGGAGGGTTGGGCAAAATATACCTTGCGAGGTTTTGAGGACGTAGTCATTTCTTCAGCTTGAAGTGACCGGAGAAAAGCCATTATTGCACAGACAACAGGAGATAACAGCAACACCGCAAGGCCAAATTCAAACTACAAACAGCATTCCACCAATTTTGTTACTGAACAAACAATggagaataaaaatattacaactaAAATTGAGCTCTTGCCAATCATATGAAGTAGACATGAAAACAATGAGGTACTACCTACTAAAtccataataataaaagagGAGCCCCATTTACCTGTTGGTGGCTGGCATTAATTATTCTGATTGTCTTTGGACGGAAAATTGCCACAACAACTGTTTCAACAATGAAAACAAAACTGAAGAGAACCCATGCTCGCTCTGGGGTACCTGCTATATGATGCAAAACAAGTCTGGCGAATTGAAGCCATTTTTCATGCCCATGAAGTCTCAGTTCTTCAGATAAAGAAATTTGATTGGGCAAAGCATTCTCAACACTGTTGGAATCAATAATGGTGATGTCAGTGTTATCACGATGATCTCTATCAGCATCCAAACTACTTCTCTGAAGTAATGCTAGGATGGTTGGATCCAAGCTCTTCTCCTTCAACATCATAGCAAAGTTAGGATCTAATCCTTTGTCCTGCAAAAGACTAGCCAGTTCACGGTCACCTTGTCTCGCCCTTCGCTTCAACATAGATGTAATCCTAGGGTCATTCAACCTTTCTTGCAAGGCAAGAGCTAAGTTCAAATCTAAAGTATGTTGGTTTGCAGAATTTGATGTGCTAGATTCACAGCCTTGACTTTCAAGACCACTACTAGAACAAACCATCAAGGAGTTGTTGTGATCTAAGTTTTTATCGGTAAAGGACGTTCCCACTTCAGGCTCTTGAATTACTGAACGGCAAGAACTACTACGCAATGCTAAACTTGGCCTTCCACTTTCTAAGCTCTTATCACTATTTATCCCCTCATGCAAACTTGCTGTTCGACATAGAACATTATTCCAGTTATTAGCATCAACTGGGCATTGTGTTGTGCACCTGTGGCTTGCCTCAATAACATTACTGAGAGGACCTGCTTCAACACTACTACTGCGTTTCATGCTTGAGCCACAACCTTCAGATGAACTTGATGAACTGTTTTGCTCTTTCCTACGAAATCCCTCTCTGAGGCGGATAACAGTACTCTGCAGGGCATCTCTTCTTGCAGCTAATGGATTTGTGACTGATAAATGACGAGAAACAGCAGCCCCTAATAGCACGGATGCTACAACCGCATAACTAATGCAATGTCCCAGGTACCTAAAGgaggaggggggaaaaaaaaagaagagagagagagagagagagagcaaaataCTATTAACAGCAGCCCAAACAAGTGATttcaaaaaaagattaaaaggcAAACACGAACCAGTAATGAACCCCAAAGCAAATAAGGAAGACCCGAGATGTGCCAGCGACAAATAGTGCAGCAACACGACTTTTAAGGAGCTGGAACCCATATAAGCAAGCCCCCATGTTCCAATCTGCAGAATTCTAAATGTATAAGAATTTATGCATGACACTCCATCCACCTGATTAGTGTATAAAGTAATGCAACTAGCCAAAACACAGCAGCCTTAATGTACCAAGAATGATGACAGCAGCTGATGTAATCGCTCCTAGCCAACGTGCTTCGGTTGCAGTCATACCATATAAGATTGAGTAAATGAGAAGTACTACAAGTGAGCCAAGGTAGAGAAGTCCAAGATGTGAAGCCCTGGATACACATTACAATCTTTAAGAAAAAGAGGGGAAAGCCCATGGAGCTAATTTTAAAGAACATCAAatcaagaaattcaaatatgaattaCAAATGCACCTAAGcgtaaaaataattagaaatttaACATCCAACCAGGTCTCAAACCAAACCTATCTTACCTCACAAGGAACATGATAGAAAGCCTGGATGAGGTTCACAAAGTTACAAAAAGGAACAAGTTTCTTAAGATATGCTCCTAAGATATTCAGACAATTATATGCTGAGACACAATAGTTCACATTATAAACATTTATTGATAAAGAAAAGTAAGAAAGGAAAATTTAGCATACCCCAAAGGTTATCTACAATTGGATACATATAATAAAGAAGAACATTAAGGCTTGCCTGCTAGATTGTCGAGGATATAACTCATTAGGGTCTGGAGGTTCTGGTAAACAAGCCACAGGACCCACTTCAATACAATCAGAATATGCAAATTTGTATGCCTTCCTCACATACTCATCCACATCTAAGCCATTCCCTGCATATATTGATGGATGGGAATTtacaaaagcaaataaaaatgcaAACCACAAATTGCTAGCAGAAACTACAAGTTATTTCCAAAGTGAGATTGGCTTCTTGTGAATTATGAAGCAGAAATTGTGGAAGCAAATGATCCTAATCAGGAGAGAGGATTGCAAGCCATACCATTAAACACCATTCTACATATGAAGAGCATGTTGATTGCCAAGGAAATTGCTGAGACACCAAAAAAGAAACCAGAAGGCGAATACCGCTGAGATGCTTTTGAACCAGCTGTAACATACACAGCACAAAGTTCGTATGCACAAAGAAGGGCAACagccagaagaagaagaatagcaACAGCCCCTGCAACAGAAAAAAGGAAACCAAAAGTGAAAACCTTTAGAGGAAATCAATCACTAAAAtgtgaaatattataaatttatcaaagCAAAGGAGTAAAGAAAACAAAGGTCAAGCACACATTATTATAACTGTCAAAATAACCTATAAGCAACTGTACCTCAAATATGAACATTCTAACATGTGGAAGGTGACTAGCACATGAATGAATTGACAatacttatgaaagcaagaaTCTTTAATAACCCTTACTATACCTACACGTTCTGCAATTTAGCTAAAAGCTTCCATATTAGGGCAAGGTTTCACTTCTTTTACACAAAAGCAGACTGGCAGAGACCTTACAACCAATCTTAATAGTGAGGTAAACTTTTCAGCCAAGAACTTTGTCAATTTGTAATCTATAAAATCTATTTACCTATCACCACATCACAAATCATCCCAAACCCTAAGGTTTCATTCCCAACCTTGAtcaaaataaactttaaaataagGCATCATGTATGAAATGACTTCATTGCCAATATCTCAAAACTTTCTAGGTTTGTTGTAATATGTAAAGCTAACTCTCTCATGACCAAAGCCAAAACCCATCCCCATGTCTTCTCCTACACatcatgtatttattttatatttcttaaaagaaaaatataggaAATTTAGCAAATTGGAATATTTGTTGTCTAACATGCTCAAAATAAAACACTAAAAGCAAATCTTATCACAATAAATAAACTTCTAATTATCCAATAAATATGTGATTCTCAAGAAAGATTTtctaaattaggaaacttgaccagCAGTTGAAAAGGTCTTAGTAAAATCAGTGTTATCTATCCAAATTTATACCGTATAATGCACTTTTCTTATATTACAAAAGTATGTTAAGGATATACATACTTGAGCTTTGCCATTGTGTTCTCCACCAAAGCATAATTGAATAGAAAGCCAACAGAAGAGCGGTACCAGCCATTATCACAGCCAGACCAATTATATCTCGGCCCAATATCACAATTAACCAGCATCCCCATATAATAAGTACCACAACTGGAGAGATAACTATTGTCCACGCAGAGAGAGACAGAAAACCACATAATACATCCAGCTGAGGTCCTTGCAAGATATGCGGCCATTTTCTGGCAAAAATCCAACTAAAATATATGCAGAATAAGAATCAGAAAAAGTATAAGCAGAAGAGTGAAAGGAATAATATCCAatactgaaatttaaaaaagaagatgaagaaggcttccaaaaaaacaaaagtatctATTATGTCTGCAGGAATAGAAGTGATATAGCAGTAAATACCTGCTCAGCATCCTAGAGCAAAGTATTTCATCCCTAAAACTTTTCAAGTTTCACACTAAAAAAATGCTTCATGATACAGCTTGAACCTTAGTGATTTTGGTAGCCATGTGCATTGAGACCTTAGATGTAAATAGTTAGATCTTCATTTCCACTTCAAGACAATCGGACGCGTAAGGTCATCGCATTTTTTCATAGTATCCAATTCTTCTTATTTTGTGTCACACCACACCAACAAATTCTTCACCAGGTTACTTACATTATGGTTGTCAGAAACTCCTATTTCTTTTTCCAGCTTTGTATCCACCATCTAGTTAAACCTTTACATCCTTAACCAACATTTCTCACTAGATTACCCTCTGTTTTTATGTTCAAATTCAAAATGTTCCGACTAATTAATTTACATCATATTTTTCCCCCACCAGTCTCACCATTGCTATGACAGGTTTAACAACTTTGGCAGCAACAAAATTTTATACCCTTGAAAGTCCGCATAATTTTCTATGTTTCTTAGTAACTTACACATAAAAGCATACTTTTCCATTGCCatgccacattttttttttttcaaacaaaaagcaATTCACTTACATACCAAATGAATCACTAGCATTTAATTGGCAAAAGCGTAAACCACAGGTAAGAGCCACTAGCACCTACTTGTATATTAACCCagtacaataatttttcttttggtcaATTAACACAGTGCAATAATGCAACCTTTAATGTTATACCATCCTAAACCACatataataaacaaccataaatcaAAATCTAATACCATAATTAGAGCAATGCATTTAATTTACTATAAGGTCAAACAAAAATGTCACGATAACAAAACAAGGTTTACCTATAAATCCTCCATGGCCTCCAATTCACAGCCCATAGAATAGAAAAGGAAGCCGAACCTAAAACCGAGAAAAGGGCTCCCGAAATTACGCACGCCAACAGCACGTGATGCTCATCGCCTTCCATGGCTTCCCTCTCTCATCTGCAGGACACATGCATCAAAACCAACCACCCCAATTcctcaaaaagaagaaaaaaaaaaaaaatcaaagcttGATGGAAAATGACACATAAATAAAATGGTTGCTCACCAACTATAATGTAGTGGCCTGGAATGGGAACATCATGATGTTAAATTCAGCTCAAATAAGTCATTTTATAAATGGGTTTTGAAGTCTGCAA
Proteins encoded in this window:
- the LOC107415049 gene encoding calpain-type cysteine protease DEK1, which gives rise to MEGDEHHVLLACVISGALFSVLGSASFSILWAVNWRPWRIYSWIFARKWPHILQGPQLDVLCGFLSLSAWTIVISPVVVLIIWGCWLIVILGRDIIGLAVIMAGTALLLAFYSIMLWWRTQWQSSRAVAILLLLAVALLCAYELCAVYVTAGSKASQRYSPSGFFFGVSAISLAINMLFICRMVFNGNGLDVDEYVRKAYKFAYSDCIEVGPVACLPEPPDPNELYPRQSSRASHLGLLYLGSLVVLLIYSILYGMTATEARWLGAITSAAVIILDWNMGACLYGFQLLKSRVAALFVAGTSRVFLICFGVHYWYLGHCISYAVVASVLLGAAVSRHLSVTNPLAARRDALQSTVIRLREGFRRKEQNSSSSSSEGCGSSMKRSSSVEAGPLSNVIEASHRCTTQCPVDANNWNNVLCRTASLHEGINSDKSLESGRPSLALRSSSCRSVIQEPEVGTSFTDKNLDHNNSLMVCSSSGLESQGCESSTSNSANQHTLDLNLALALQERLNDPRITSMLKRRARQGDRELASLLQDKGLDPNFAMMLKEKSLDPTILALLQRSSLDADRDHRDNTDITIIDSNSVENALPNQISLSEELRLHGHEKWLQFARLVLHHIAGTPERAWVLFSFVFIVETVVVAIFRPKTIRIINASHQQFEFGLAVLLLSPVVCAIMAFLRSLQAEEMTTSSKPRKYGFVAWLLSTCVGLLLSFLSKSSVLLGLSLTVPLMVACLSVAIPIWIHNGYQFRFPLLQCGGPDGNHQTPGRKEGVVLIICVAVFTASVLALGTIVSFKPLDDLRYKGLTGEQNGFNSPYASSVYLGWAMASAVALVVTGVLPIVSWFATYRFSLSSAVCVGIFTVVLLSFCGASYLEVVKSRDDQVPTEGDFLAALLPLMCIPALLSLCSGLHKWKDDDWILSHGVYIFVTIGLLLLLGAIAAVIVVIKPWTIGVSFLLVLLLIVLAIGAIHHWASNNFYLTRTQMFFVCFLAFLLALAAFLVGWFEDKPFVGASVGYFSVLFLLAGRALTVLLSPPIVVYSPRVLPVYVYDAHADCGKNVSPAFLMLYGIALATEGWGVVASLKIYPPFAGAAVSAITLVVAFGFAVSRPCLTLKTMEDAVHFLSKETIVQAIARSATKTRNALSGTYSAPQRSASSAALLVGDPTIMRDRAGNFVLPRADVMKLRDRLRNEELVAGSCFCKMRYGRTFHREPTNDVDHRRKMCAHARILTLEEAIDTEWVYMWDKFGGYLLLLLGLTAKAERVQDEVRLRLFLDSIGFSDLSAKKIKKWMPEDRRQFEIIQESYIREKEMEEELLMQRREEEGRGKERRKALLEKEERKWKEIEASLISSIPNAGSREASAMAAAVRAVGGDSVLDDSFARERVSNIARRIRTTQLARRALQTGVLGAVCVLDDEPTTSGRHCGQIDPGLCQTQKVSFSIAVMIQPESGPVCLLGTEFQKKVCWEILVAGSEQGIEAGQVGLRLITKGDRQTTVAKEWSISAASIADGRWHMVTMTIDADLGEATCYLDGGFDGYQTGLPLRVGNSIWDQGTEVWVGVRPPTDMDAFGRSDSEGAESKMHVMDVFLWGRCLTEDEIAALHAAIGSTEFGMVDFPEDNWQWTDSPPRVDEWDSDPADVDLYDRDDVDWDGQYSSGRKRRSEREGVLIDMDSFARKFRKPRMETQEEINQRMLSVELAVKEALSARGELHFTDQEFPPNDHSLFMDPDNPPSKLQVVSQWMRPADIVKESRLDVHPCLFSGAANPSDVCQGRLGDCWFLSAVAVLTEVSRISEVIITPEYNEEGIYTVRFCIQGEWVPVVVDDWIPCETPGKPAFATSRKGYELWVSILEKAYAKLHGSYEALEGGLVQDALVDLTGGAGEEIDMRSAQAQIDLASGRLWSQLLRYKQEGFLLGAGSPSGSDVHISSSGIVQGHAYSLLQVREVDGHKLIQIRNPWANEVEWNGPWSDSSPEWTDRIKHKLKHVPQSKDGIFWMSWQDFQIHFRSIYVCRIYPREMRYSVHGQWRGYSAGGCQDYDTWHQNPQFRLRATGPDASFPIHVFITLTQGVSFSRTVAGFRNYQSSHDSMMFYIGMRILKTRGRRAAYNIYLHESVGGTDYVNSREISCEMVLEPDPKGYTIVPTTIHPGEEAPFVLSVFTKASISLEAL